From the Canis lupus dingo isolate Sandy chromosome 37, ASM325472v2, whole genome shotgun sequence genome, one window contains:
- the OBSL1 gene encoding obscurin-like protein 1 isoform X2 has protein sequence MKAGSGDQGSPPCFLRFPRPVRVVSGAEAELKCVVLGEPPPTVVWEKGGRPLAASERLSFPADGAEHGLLLSGARPADAGVYVCRARNAAGEAYAAAALTVLQPPAPPSPSPSPSPAPPAPAPAPPSPAPPAARPLQPPGVGAGAGAGAGAGEGAPVFLEGPRSQWVLRGAQVVLTCQVGGLPAPALHWEKDGMALDEVWDSGHFTLEPGGAEVAGGAGLTLRILAARLPDSGVYVCHARNAHGHAQVGALLQVHQPPESPPQDPDDAPKPVLEPLKCAPKTFWVNEGKHAKFRCYVMGKPEPEIEWHWEGRPLLSDRRRLMYRDRDGGFVLKVLYCQAKDRGLYVCAARNSAGQTLSAVQLHVKEPRLRFTRPLQDVEGREHGIAVLECKVPNSRIPTAWFREDQRLLPCRKYEQIEEGTVRRLIIHRLKADDDGVYLCEMRGRVRTVANVTVKGPILKRLPRKLDVLEGENAVLLVETQEAGVEGRWSRDGEDLPTTCQSSSGHMHALVLPGVTREDAGEVTFSLGNSRTTTLLRVKCVKHSPPGPPVLAEMFKGHKNTVLLTWKPPDPAPETPFIYRLERQEVGSEDWIQCFSIEKAGAVEVPGDCVPSEGDYRFRVCTVSEHGRSPHVVFHGSAHLVPTARLVAGLEDVQVYDGEDAVFSLDLSTIIQGTWFLNGEELKSHEPEGQVEPGALRYLIEQKGLQHRLLLRAVQHQHSGALVGFSCPGVQDSAALTIQESPVHILSPQDKVALTFTTSERVVLTCELSRVDFPARWYKDGQELEPSESLVVKMEGRKHRLILPAAEVQDSGEFECRTEGVSAFFSVTVRDPPVHILDPQEHVFVHAITSECVMLTCEVDREDAPVRWYKDGQEVEESDFVVLEKEGPHHRLVLPAAQPPDGGEFQCVAGDERAYFTVTITDVSSWIVYPSGKVYVAAVRLERVVLTCELCRPWAEVRWTKDGEEVVESPALLLQKEDTVRRLVLPAVQLEDSGEYLCEIDDESASFTVTVTESYQSQDSSNNNPELCVLLKKPKTRRLWSRFPPWRRTAGAE, from the exons ATGAAGGCGGGCTCGGGGGACCAGGGCAGCCCCCCGTGCTTCCTGCGCTTCCCGCGGCCCGTGCGGGTGGTGAGTGGCGCCGAGGCCGAGCTCAAGTGCGTGGTCCTGGGGGAGCCGCCGCCCACCGTGGTGTGGGAGAAGGGCGGCCGGCCGCTGGCGGCCTCCGAGCGCCTGAGCTTCCCGGCCGACGGCGCCGAGCACGGCCTGCTGCTGAGCGGCGCGCGGCCCGCCGACGCGGGGGTCTACGTGTGCCGCGCCCGCAACGCCGCCGGGGAGGCCTACGCGGCGGCCGCCCTCACCGTGCTGCAGCCGCCCGcgcccccatccccatccccatccccatccccggccccgcccgcgcccgcgcccgcgcccccatccccggccccgcccgccgcgcgcccgcTGCAGCCccccggggtcggggccggggccggggccggggccggggccggggagggcgcCCCGGTGTTCCTGGAGGGGCCCCGCTCCCAGTGGGTGCTGCGCGGCGCGCAGGTGGTGCTGACGTGCCAGGTGGGGGGCCTCCCCGCGCCCGCGCTCCACTGGGAGAAGGACGGGATGGCCCTGGACGAGGTGTGGGACAGCGGCCACTTCACGCTCGAGCCCGGCGGCGCCGAGGTCGCCGGGGGCGCGGGCCTGACGCTGCGCATCCTGGCGGCGCGGCTGCCCGACTCGGGCGTCTACGTGTGCCACGCGCGCAACGCGCACGGCCACGCGCAGGTGGGCGCGCTGCTGCAGGTGCACCAGCCCCCCGAGAGCCCGCCCCAGGACCCCGACGACGCGCCCAAGCCCGTGCTGGAGCCGCTCAAGTGCGCGCCCAAGACCTTCTGGGTCAACGAGGGCAAGCACGCCAAGTTCCGCTGCTACGTGATGGGCAAGCCCGAGCCCGAGATCGAGTGGCACTGGGAGGGCCGCCCGCTGCTCTCCGACCGCCGCCGCCTCATGTACCGCGACCGCGACGGCGGCTTCGTGCTCAAGGTGCTCTACTGCCAGGCCAAGGACCGCGGGCTCTACGTGTGCGCCGCGCGCAACTCGGCGGGCCAGACGCTCAGCGCCGTGCAGCTGCACGTGAAAG AGCCCCGCCTCCGCTTCACCAGACCCCTGCAGGACGTGGAAGGCCGCGAGCACGGCATTGCCGTGCTGGAGTGTAAAGTGCCCAACTCTCGCATTCCCACGGCCTGGTTCCGAGAGGACCAGCGGCTGCTGCCCTGCCGCAAGTACGAGCAGATCGAGGAGGGCACTGTCCGGCGCCTCATCATCcacaggctgaaggcagacgatgACGGGGTCTACCTGTGTGAGATGCGGGGCCGGGTACGCACCGTGGCCAACGTGACAGTCAAAG GGCCCATCCTGAAGCGACTGCCCCGAAAGCTGGACGTCCTGGAGGGAGAGAATGCGGTGCTGCTGGTGGAGACCCAAGAAGCTGGGGTTGAAGGGCGCTGGAGCCGCGATGGGGAGGACCTGCCGACCACCTGCCAGAGCAGCTCTGGCCACATGCATGCCCTGGTCCTTCCAGGGGTCACCCGAGAAGATGCTGGCGAGGTCACCTTTAGCCTGGGCAACTCCCGTACCACCACCCTGCTCAGAGTCAAAT GTGTCAAGCACAGTCCCCCCGGGCCCCCCGTGTTGGCGGAGATGTTCAAGGGCCATAAGAACACGGTCCTGCTGACCTGGAAGCCTCCCGACCCTGCTCCGGAGACCCCCTTCATCTACCGGCTGGAGCGACAGGAAGTGGGCTCCGAAGACTGGATCCAGTGCTTTAGCATTGAGAAAGCCGGAGCCGTGGAGGTCCCCGGAGACTGTGTGCCATCGGAGGGCGACTACCGCTTCCGCGTCTGCACGGTCAGCGAACACGGCCGCAGCCCCCACGTCGTGTTCCATGGGTCTGCCCACCTTG TGCCCACAGCTCGCCTGGTGGCAGGTCTGGAGGATGTCCAGGTCTACGACGGGGAAGATGCTGTCTTCTCCCTGGATCTTTCCACCATCATCCAGGGCACCTGGTTCCTTAACGGGGAAGAGCTCAAGAGTCACGAGCCAGAGGGCCAGGTGGAGCCCGGGGCCCTGCGGTACCTGATTGAGCAGAAGGGCCTACAGCACAGACTCCTCCTGCGGGCCGTCCAGCACCAGCACAGCGGGGCCCTGGTTGGCTTCAGCTGCCCGGGCGTACAGGACTCAGCCGCCCTCACCATCCAAG AGAGCCCGGTGCACATCCTGAGCCCCCAGGACAAGGTAGCGCTGACCTTCACGACCTCGGAGCGGGTGGTGCTGACCTGCGAGCTCTCCCGGGTGGACTTCCCCGCGCGCTGGTACAAGGATGGGCAGGAGCTAGAGCCAAGCGAATCGCTGGTGGTGAAGATGGAGGGGCGCAAACACCGCCTGATCCTGCCGGCCGCCGAGGTCCAGGACAGCGGCGAGTTTGAGTGCAGGACGGAAGGGGTCTCGGCCTTCTTCAGTGTCACCGTCCGAG aCCCCCCGGTGCATATCCTGGACCCCCAGGAGCACGTGTTCGTGCACGCCATAACCTCGGAGTGTGTCATGCTGACCTGTGAGGTGGACCGAGAGGATGCGCCCGTGCGCTGGTACAAGGAtgggcaggaggtggaggagagtGACTTCGTGGTGCTGGAGAAGGAAGGGCCCCACCACCGCCTGGTGCTGCCTGCCGCCCAGCCCCCGGATGGGGGCGAATTTCAGTGTGTCGCTGGAGACGAGCGCGCCTACTTCACGGTCACCATCACAG ATGTCTCCTCGTGGATCGTGTACCCCAGCGGCAAGGTATACGTGGCCGCCGTGCGCCTGGAGCGCGTGGTGCTCACCTGTGAGCTGTGCCGGCCGTGGGCCGAGGTGCGCTGGACCAAGGACGGGGAAGAAGTGGTGGAAAGTCCTGCGCTGCTGCTGCAGAAGGAGGACACCGTCCGCCGCCTGGTGTTGCCCGCTGTCCAGCTTGAGGACTCCGGCGAGTATTTGTGTGAAATCGATGACGAGTCGGCCTCCTTCACCGTCACAGTCACAG AGTCTTACCAAAGTCAGGACAGTTCAAATAACAATCCGGAGTTATGCGTCCTCTTGAAAAAGCCGAAGACCCGGCGGCTCTGGTCCCGCTTCCCCCCATGGCGACGAACAGCTGGTGCTGAGTAG
- the INHA gene encoding inhibin alpha chain, with protein MLPQLLLLLLLLLSPDSGHGCHGPELDRALVLAKVRALFMDALGSPAVAGEGGDPGVRRLPRRHAPGGFRRRGWEPREEEDVSQAILFPATGASCADEPAARELTQKAEDGLFTYVFRPSQHMRSRQVTSAHLWFHTGLDRHSTAASNSSGPLLSLLVPSSGVPMAVPTSVGQAPPRWAVLHLAPSALPLLTSPVLVLLLRCPVCSCAAGPEATPFLVAHTRARPPSGGERTRRSASPLPWPWSPAALRLLQRSPEEPAAHADCHRAALNISFQELGWDHWIVHPPSFIFHYCHGGCGLPAPPDLPLPGSGAPPTPVQPLSLVPGAQPCCAALPGTMRPLRVRTTSDGGYSFKYETVPNLLTQHCACI; from the exons ATGTTGCCgcagctgctgctcctgctcctcttgCTGCTGTCCCCAGACAGTGGCCATGGCTGCCACGGGCCAGAGCTGGACCGGGCACTTGTCCTGGCCAAAGTGAGGGCCCTGTTCATGGATGCTTTGGGCTCCCCGGCAGTGGCCGGGGAAGGTGGGGATCCTGGAGTCAGGCGGCTGCCCCGAAGACATGCCCCGGGGGGCTTCCGGCGCAgaggctgggagcccagggaggaggaggatgtcTCCCAGGCCATCCTTTTCCCGGCTACAG GTGCCAGCTGTGCGGACGAGCCGGCCGCTAGAGAGCTGACCCAGAAGGCCGAGGACGGCCTCTTCACCTACGTGTTCCGGCCCTCCCAGCACATGCGCAGCCGCCAGGTGACGTCAGCCCACCTGTGGTTCCACACGGGACTGGACAGGCACAGCACAGCAGCCTCCAATAGCTCCGGGCCCCTGCTGAGCCTGCTGGTGCCGTCATCGGGGGTCCCCATGGCTGTGCCCACATCGGTGGGCCAGGCCCCCCCTCGCTGGGCCGTGCTGCATCTggccccctccgccctccctctGCTGACCAGCCCCgtcctggtgctgctgctgcgCTGCCCCGTCTGTTCCTGCGCAGCAGGGCCCGAGGCCACCCCCTTCTTGGTGGCCCACACGCGGGCCAGGCCGCCCAGCGGAGGGGAGAGGACCCGCCGCTCCGCCTCCCCGCTGCCCTGGCCGTGGTCTCCGGCCGCGCTGCGCCTGCTCCAGAGGTCCCCCGAGGAGCCTGCCGCCCACGCTGACTGTCACAGGGCAGCCCTCAACATCTCCTTCCAGGAGCTGGGCTGGGACCACTGGATTGTGCACCCTCCCAGTTTCATCTTCCACTACTGTCACGGCGGCTGCGGGCTGCCTGCCCCACCGGACCTGCCCCTGCCGGGCTCTGGCGCTCCTCCTACCCCAGTCCAACCCCTTTCTTTGGTCCCCGGGGCCCAGCCCTGCTGCGCCGCCCTCCCCGGGACCATGAGGCCCCTACGCGTCCGCACCACCTCAGATGGCGGTTACTCCTTCAAGTATGAGACGGTGCCCAACCTGCTCACGCAGCACTGTGCTTGCATCTGA